A genomic window from Leishmania donovani BPK282A1 complete genome, chromosome 16 includes:
- a CDS encoding DNA-directed rna polymerase I largest subunit, putative: MSLTTAFPFHAYVGDLRTRTVHERKSGVSLSLMTSEDMARLAFVEVRVRCGQEDRLAPWTPALRRDGTHATFYDTRMGNFDARTFPPQACSTCCSTLNSKYGNERCQGHYGYISMPRRYPNDPNRSQERLSVINPHLAQEVEQLLQAECFFCHRFRVPEFDVMRYQQALRLVDCGLIGEALRFLDMVANAHGQDMRSRRRRDANETVINDIPLMLDHVDKLLRRRGVAAPPLPEVASGEAGAHGDAQGDAGAAGALAHVDGSDDGFRKPVLDVRNEICKQALRSFREFGNVCSHCQGISPRITTKNGHLFFFFNKKNADFNVANGGVTTSQLREWEEMNRRQGRSHTYFRTSWVREHIKQLCQRESAILAALFPHLGEATLHMPYACSLPSMYYYKVFFVDKLLVPPLPLRLSSGVQISESGGIIPDAGTRALSDVLEFVEQIEAYYVLANNSTPERNLVSTAQEVAQEHNLRNLQAKVTEVYTDVLEGFAKKEGLFRMHMMGKRVNQACRSVISPDYLVEPNEVLLPRPFARALTFPELVSSYSPARMVFLKRCVMNGPDVYPGATHLEIGLPSGETRFVDLHVPELIRRQHAMKYFAMAQNGSLTVHRHILDGDHLIFNRQPTLHKVSMMAYRAKVLSGLKTLRFHYVNGSSYNADFDGDEMNIHVVQSLEAKAELECLMDANLNYLVPTSGKPIRGFIQDHVVAGVLLTLRDNFLPHHTFVQFVYNGIAPYMQKQGKPLSAHATLTGLIPMPAVLKPRPLWTGKQLISVIVHYVTGVVESRGGAPRSNGVSMHGTSLIQPSTYTTTDPHTGELVTASRKCMEDDHVQFFESELITGILCKNQLGSSNLSVVHVIHEIYGPHMVGELFGALGRVLSMSLQREGFSIGMDDMMLLQEERRTALLRELDSAPLSLPDDEARVMPVIMGMATSLQKEFVPGRMLRPFPYNQLLTMTMSGAKGSNTNAIQMSLGLGQQLFDGRRVKRMNSGKTLPPFFVAEKRARSLGYAIGRFTSGIRPAEYTFHAMAGRDGLIDTAVKTSRSGHLQRCLVKGLESLVVQWDHSVRDANGSVIQFLYGGDGLDPMRTSSLQAWEVVKDNCIDLGRKMNVNTGVVTGEEEAEEAASRNSQGKRERAHEAAAAMRAAQRALLEAEAQRDPLPAHYKASLDMYLETKAQYPLFKKVSQVARWTKNGVLNEKLREKREESIRYYRDVMTELTTRRRVRAYCDAGEPVGLLAAQAAGEPSTQMTLNTFHSAGSTVTHVTEGIPRLRELLIYASVQKVAIVVPVEKATEVDEAAISRILQAGVATRLTDCMARVPAAVTASADDGAAARAQTTPGYHYRVTRSAEGTQVTVALLFSKALLMQKQHAMCMSRAEHLQSFTQTLKNFARQVVTALRGRSKDEREGAGGPLRGTTQDPSSQMDDGGAAAGGGMSDNEDDMDERSTQMNTPALGATSVPSVAGSELGRDDMIPERDDNGGSSGSDEDDYDEEAVDAADGSRRRKGGNGSSPPRKRSRAEEGDNEEDDEDVNGLFWKSSSNGGTSSEAAAAASGKVSYDCFPTVCVMYGSKKYRVEIAPLLREAATRDGVVPLPEDLFVVNVSIQTSDQVVTVIPDVLESALAQQTFPSWLTQFDSVTYTRKAEDPTSGEMVFQGSSATIRSVTAFLALFTVRARAIKVQKARSTDIRDMCTSFGVESGYKALFDELEKLFKRYSVDYHHLTLIADAATHRGVWENYNFTGVISHSASPLFQMTFASSKRFLHTALTRGVGDELNSISSAIMVGERPRVGTALVKVGQDPQILRDVIEKNFA; encoded by the coding sequence ATGtccctcaccaccgccttTCCCTTCCACGCGTACGTGGGCgacctgcgcacgcgcaccgtcCACGAGCGCAAGAGCggcgtctccctctccctcatgACCTCCGAGGACATGGCGCGCCTCGCGTTtgtggaggtgcgcgtgcgctgcgggCAGGAGGATCGGCTGGCGCCATGGACACCAGCTTtgcggcgcgacggcacgcacgccacgTTCTACGACACACGCATGGGCAACTtcgacgcacgcacgttCCCTCCGCAGGCGTGCtcgacgtgctgcagcacgctcAACTCCAAATACGGCAACGAGCGCTGCCAGGGCCACTACGGGTATATCAGCATGCCGCGTCGCTACCCGAACGACCCGAACCGGTCACAGGAGCGCCTCAGCGTCATTAACCCGCACCTTGCccaggaggtggagcagctgcttcaaGCCGAGTGCTTCTTCTGCCACCGCTTCCGTGTACCCGAGTTTGACGTGATGCGCTACCAGCAGGCACTGCGCCTCGTCGATTGCGGGTTGATtggcgaggcgctgcggttCCTTGACATGGTGGCGAACGCACATGGGCAGGACATGCGcagtcgacgccgccgtgacgCCAACGAGACTGTCATCAACGACATCCCTCTTATGCTGGATCACGTCGAtaagctgctgcgccgccgcggagtcgctgcaccgcctctgcccgAGGTCGCGTCAGGCGAGGCGGGTGCGCACGGCGACGCCCAAggtgacgccggcgctgctggcgcgttGGCGCACGTGGATGGCAGCGATGACGGCTTCCGCAAGCCGGTCCTCGACGTCCGCAATGAGATCTGcaagcaggcgctgcgcagcttcCGCGAGTTTGGAAACGTGTGCTCGCACTGCCAAGGCATCTCGCCTCGCATCACGACGAAGAACGGCcatctcttcttcttcttcaACAAGAAGAACGCCGACTTCAATGTGGCGAACGGCGGGGTGACGacgtcgcagctgcgggaATGGGAGGAGATGAACCGTCGCCAGGGCCGCAGCCACACGTACTTCCGCACGTCGTGGGTGCGAGAGCACATCAAGCAGCTGTGCCAGCGCGAGTCCGCCATTCTCGCGGCTCTCTTCCCGCACCTCGGCGAGGCCACCCTACACATGCCGTACGCCTGCTCGCTCCCGTCGATGTACTACTACAAGGTCTTCTTTGTGGACAAGCTGctcgtgccgccgcttcccCTGCGCCTGTCCTCGGGCGTGCAGATCTCGGAGTCCGGCGGCATCATCCCCGATGCCGGCACACGTGCCCTGTCTGACGTGCTCGAGTTCGTCGAGCAGATCGAGGCGTACTACGTCCTCGCGAACAACTCGACCCCAGAGCGCAACCTCGTCAGCACCGCGCAGGAGGTTGCGCAGGAGCACAACCTGCGGAACTTGCAGGCCAAGGTGACGGAGGTGTACACGGATGTGCTGGAGGGCTTTGCGAAGAAAGAGGGCCTGTTCCGCATGCACATGATGGGCAAGCGCGTGAACCaggcgtgccgcagcgtcaTCTCACCCGATTACTTGGTGGAGCCGaacgaggtgctgctgccccgcCCCTTCGCCCGCGCGCTGACATTCCCGGAGCTGGTGAGCAGCTACTCGCCAGCGCGCATGGTGTTCCTTAAGCGGTGTGTCATGAACGGCCCGGATGTGTACCCGGGCGCCACACACCTAGAAATTGGCCTGCCGAGCGGCGAGACTCGCTTCGTGGACTTGCACGTGCCGGAGCTGattcggcggcagcacgccatGAAATACTTCGCGATGGCGCAGAACGGCTCCCTCACGGTCCACCGGCACATCCTCGATGGCGACCACCTCATCTTCAATCGCCAGCCGACCCTGCACAAGGTATCCATGATGGCGTACCGCGCCAAGGTGCTGTCCGGGCTGAAGACACTCCGCTTTCACTACGTCAACGGCAGCTCGTACAACGCCGACTTCGACGGTGATGAAATGAACATTCACGTCGTGCAGAGCCTGGAGGCAAAGGCGGAGCTCGAGTGCCTGATGGACGCCAACCTCAACTACCTCGTCCCGACGTCCGGCAAGCCGATTCGCGGCTTCATTCAGGATCACGTGGTcgccggcgtgctgctgacgctCCGCGACAATTTCCTGCCGCATCACACCTTTGTGCAGTTTGTGTACAACGGCATCGCGCCGTACATGCAGAAGCAGGGCAAACCGCtcagcgcgcacgcgacgcTGACGGGGCTGATTCCGATGCCTGCGGTGCTAAAGCCACGTCCGCTATGGACGGGCAAGCAGCTCATCTCCGTGATTGTACACTACGTGACCGGCGTGGTGGAGagtcgtggcggtgcgccCAGGAGTAACGGCGTCAGCATGCACGGCACCTCCCTCATCCAGCCAAGCACCtacaccaccaccgacccCCACACCGGCGAACTAGTCACTGCGTCACGCAAGTGCATGGAGGACGATCACGTGCAGTTCTTTGAGAGCGAGCTCATCACCGGCATCCTGTGCAAGAACCAGCTCGGCTCCAGCAACCTCTCCGTCGTGCACGTGATTCACGAAATCTACGGGCCGCACATGGTTGGCGAGCTCTTCGGCGCGCTCGGTCGCGTGCTGTCGATGAGCCTGCAGCGCGAAGGCTTCTCCATCGGCATGGATGACATGATGCTCTtgcaggaggagcggcgtacggcgctgctgcgcgagctggaCAGCGCGCCGCTCAGCCTCCCCGACGACGAGGCGAGGGTGATGCCCGTGATCATGGGGATGGCGACAAGCCTCCAGAAAGAATTCGTGCCTGGGCGCATGCTGCGGCCTTTCCCGTACAATCAGCTGCTCACCATGACCATGTCCGGTGCAAAGGGCAGCAACACGAACGCTATCCAGATGTCGCTCGGTCTCGGCCAACAGCTCTTCGACGGACGTCGGGTGAAGCGCATGAACTCGGGcaagacgctgccgccgttctTCGTCGCGGAGAAGCGAGCCCGCTCGCTGGGCTACGCGATCGGCCGCTTCACCTCCGGTATTCGACCGGCAGAGTACACCTTTCACGCCATGGCCGGCCGTGATGGGCTCATCGACACGGCCGTCAAAACTTCCCGCTCCGgccacctgcagcggtgcctaGTCAAAGGCCTGGAGAGCCTCGTCGTGCAGTGGGACCACTCCGTGCGCGACGCCAACGGCAGCGTCATCCAGTTCCTCtacggcggcgacggacTCGACCCGATGCGGACCTCGTCCCTGCAGGCGTGGGAGGTGGTCAAGGACAACTGCATCGACCTCGGTCGAAAGATGAACGTGAACACCGGCGTGGTGAcgggcgaggaagaggccgaggaggcggcgtcgcgcaaCAGCCAGGGCAAGCGCGAGCGCGCCcacgaggcggccgcggcgatgcgtgcggcgcagcgtgcgTTGCTCGAGGCGGAGGCACAGCGCGACCCACTCCCCGCCCACTACAAGGCGAGCCTTGACATGTACCTGGAGACCAAGGCGCAGTATCCTCTCTTCAAGAAGGTATCGCAAGTCGCGCGGTGGACCAAGAACGGCGTCCTTAacgagaagctgcgcgagaagCGCGAGGAGAGCATCCGGTACTACCGCGACGTGATGACGGAGCtcacgacgcggcggcgggtgcggGCGTACTGCGACGCTGGAGAGCCAGTTGGTCtcctggcggcgcaggccGCCGGTGAGCCGTCAACGCAGATGACGCTCAACACTTTCCACAGCGCCGGGTCCACCGTCACGCACGTGACGGAGGGAATCCCGCGCCTACGTGAGCTGCTCATCTACGCCTCTGTGCAAAAGGTGGCCATTGTGGTGccggtggagaaggcgacggaggtggacgaggcggcgaTCTCGCGCATTCTGCAGGCCGGCGTAGCGACGCGGTTGACGGACTGCATGGCCCGCGTACCTGCTGCTGTCACAGCGAGTGCGGacgacggtgcagcggcgagggcgcAGACGACGCCGGGGTACCACTATCGTGTcacccgcagcgccgagggCACACAGGTGACGGTGGCACTTCTCTTCTCCAAGGCGCTGCTTATGCAAAAGCAGCACGCCATGTGCATGTCGAGAGCCGAGCACCTTCAGTCCTTTACGCAGACTCTGAAGAACTTTGCACGGcaggtggtgacggcgctgcggggtCGCTCGAAGGACGAGCGCGAAGGCGCCGGCGGGCCGCTGCGTGGGACAACGCAAGACCCGTCTTCACAGAtggacgacggcggcgccgcggccggcggcggcatgaGTGACAACGAGGACGACATGGACGAGCGTTCCACGCAGATGAACACACCGGCGCTCGGGGCCACCTCGGTGCCGtccgtcgccggcagcgagctCGGACGTGACGACATGATCCCGGAAAGGGacgacaacggcggcagcagcggcagtgacgaGGACGAttacgacgaggaggcggtggacgcGGCGGACggctcgcggcggcgcaagggcggcaacggcagcagtcCCCCGCGCAAGAGGTCTCGAGCAGAGGAAGGCGACAACGAGGAGGATGATGAGGACGTCAACGGATTGTTCTGGAAGAGCtccagcaacggcggcaccagcagcgaggcggctgccgcggcgtctgGCAAGGTGAGCTACGATTGCTTTCCTACGGTGTGCGTCATGTACGGCAGCAAGAAGTATCGGGTGGAAatcgcgccgctgctgcgggaggcGGCCACCCGCGACGGGGTCGTGCCGCTACCGGAGGATCTCTTTGTGGTGAACGTGTCGATACAGACGTCGGACCAGGTGGTCACCGTCATCCCGGATGTGCTCGAGAGTGCcctggcgcagcagacgtTCCCGTCGTGGCTCACGCAGTTCGACTCCGTCACGTACACTCGCAAGGCTGAGGACCCGACGAGTGGCGAGATGGTGTTCCAGGGCAGCTCGGCGACGATCCGCAGTGTGACGGCGTTCCTCGCCCTCTTCACCgtccgcgcacgcgccatcAAGGTGCAGAAGGCGCGGTCCACCGACATCCGCGACATGTGCACCTCCTTCGGCGTGGAAAGCGGCTACAAGGCACTCTTCGATGAGCTGGAGAAGCTTTTCAAGCGCTACTCCGTCGACTACCACCACCTCACCCTcatcgccgacgcagcgACCCACCGTGGCGTGTGGGAGAACTACAACTTTACCGGCGTCATCTcccacagcgccagcccGCTCTTCCAGATGACGTTCGCATCGTCAAAGCGCTTCCTGCACACGGCCCTCacgcgcggcgtcggcgacgagcTGAACTCCATCAGCTCGGCCATCATGGTCGGTGAGCGGCCTCGCGTCGGAACGGCGCTAGTCAAGGTGGGCCAGGACCCGCAGATCTTGCGCGATGTCATCGAGAAGAACTTTgcctga